The sequence AATGTTCTTTGTGGGGAGCTAGTTTAAATTCCTTTCTTAACATACGACTAGAAACGCCTTTAAGAGAATTGACTATCTGAGAAATAGAAAGCTTAGGCGGATATTCAATCAACAAATGAACATGGTCAGACTCTCCGTTGAGACGAATGACCCTAAAATT comes from Coleofasciculaceae cyanobacterium and encodes:
- the tnpA gene encoding IS200/IS605 family transposase, whose amino-acid sequence is NFRVIRLNGESDHVHLLIEYPPKLSISQIVNSLKGVSSRMLRKEFKLAPHKEHLWSPSYFCVSCGGAPIAKIKEYIGNQESPL